The DNA window GCGGTGGTGGGGGCCGGGCCCATGGGCATCCTGGTCGCCCAGAGCGCCCGCGTCATGGGTGCCGCCCAGGTGCTGGTCACCGGCTCCGGCGACCGCCTGGAGCGGTCGCGCCTCTTCGCCGACCAGGTGGTCGACCATCGCCGGCTCGATCCGGTGGCGGAGGTGCGGCGGCTGAGCGACGGGGGCGTCGACGTCGCCATCGATTGTGCGGGCACCGCGGACTCCATCCGCCAGGCGGTGGAGATGACGCGCAAGGGCGGCCGGGTGGTCTTCACCGGCGTGCCGCACGAGGCCGCCGCCCTGCCCATGCAGAAGATCGTGCTCGAGGAGCTGGACCTGCGCGGCGTGCGGGCCAACCGCAACACCATGGAGCGCGTCCTGCCGCTGATGGCCGCGCGCCGCATCGACGTGGCCGGCCTGATCACCCACCGCTTCCCGCTGGAGGAGTTCGCGCGCGCCTATGAGACCTTCCGCGACCGCGTCGACGGGGCGCTGAAGGTGCTGGTCCACCCCTGACGGAGCGAGGCGAGAGCCGTGCTGGCGGTCTGGATCCCGGAACCGGGACGCTTCGAGTTGCGCGACGACCTGCCGGTGCCACAACCGGGCGAGGGATGGGTGCTGGTCCGGGTCACGGCCAGCATGGTCTGCGCCACCGACCGGAAGGTGCTGGAGGGGCGCTTTGCCGGTGTCCGCTACCCGCACATCCCGGGCCACGAGTGGGCCGGGGTGGTGGAGGCGGTGGGACCCGGGGTGGCTTCCTTCCGGCCGGGCGACCGCGTGGGCGCGGAGGTGCACGTGGGCTGCGGGCAGTGCCCGCCCTGCCGCGAGGGGCTCTACAACCTCTGCGAGCACTACGGCGACCCCGCCTGGGGGCACGTGCACGTGGGCTTCACCATCCCCGGCGGGCTGGCCGAGTACGCCGCCGTACCGGAGCGGAGCCTGCACCGGCTGCCCGAGGGGGTGGACGACGAGGCGGGCGCCTTCACCGACAACGTGGGCGTCGCTCTCTGGGCGGTGGAACGGGCCGCTCTGCGGCCGGGGGAGCGCGTGGCCGTGATCGGCCCGGGCGCCATCGGCCTGATCGCCCTGCAGGTGGCGCGGCTGACCGCCGGCCGCGTGGTGCTGGTGGGCACGCGGCCGGAGCGCCTGCGCATGGGGCTGGCGATGGGGGCGGACGCGGTGGTCGATGTCCGCCAGGAAGCCGATCCCGAGGCGGCTGTCCGGCGCGAGCTGGGCGGGCGCGGGGCGGACGCCGCCGTCGAGTTCGCCGGCACCTCCGAGGCCGCGCGGCTGGCCGTCGCCGTCGTCCGCCGCGGCGGGCGCGTGGTGCTGGCGGGGGCGACCGGCGGCGACGCGCGGTTGGAGGTGGAGTTGCCCCGCATCGTCCGCGGGCATCTGGACGTGCTGGGGTCGGTGGCCAACCCGCGCGGCGTCTCGGCGCGGGGTCTGGAGCTCCTGGCGGCCGGTCGGGTCCGCGTGGCGCCGCTGGTCACCCACCGCTTCCCGCTGCGGCGCTTCGCCGAGGCCTGGGAGACCTTCGTCCGGCGGCGCGACGGGGCGATCCGCGTCCTGCTGCAGCCGGGTGCCGCCTGACGGGAGGCGAGGGGGATGGCCGTGGTCCCGCTGACCATGCCGCGCATGGGTCTGACCATGGAGGAAGGCCGGCTTCTCCGCTGGCTCAAGGCGCCGGGCGAGCCGGTGCGGCGCGGCGAGCCGGTGGCGGAGATCGAGACGGACAAGGCGGTGATGGAGGTCGAGGCGCCGCTGGACGGCTTCCTGAGGGCGGTGCTGGTCGGGCCGGAAGAGACGGTCCGGGTGGGGACAAACTTGGCGCTCTTCAGCGAAAGCGCGGCCGAGGAGCTGGCGCCGGCGGTGCCACCCGCTCCGGCTCCGGCGCCGGCGCCTTCCGACGACGGCCCCGCACTCCCCCGGCCGGCCCCCGCCGCCGGCGGGGGGGCGGAGGTGCGAGGCCCGGTCCGCGCCTCGCCGGCGGTCCGTCGCGAGGCGCGCCGGCGGGGCATCGAGCTGGCCGGGATCCGGGGTAGCGGCCCCAGGGGCCGGGTCGTCCTCCGCGACCTGGAGGGCGTCGGGCAGGAGGCGGGCGGGGGCGCGGCGGAGACGCCCCGGGCGCGGCAGGGCGCGGCGGAGGCGCCCGGAGCGGGCGCACCGCGACCGGAGCCGGCCCGGCGCCAGGAGCTCTCGCGCATGCGGCGGGCCGTGGCGCGGAGCATGCTCCGCTCCTGGCGGAGCGCGCCGCAGTTCTCGGTCCGCCGCAGCTTCGACGCCGGCGCCGTCGAGGAGCTGCGCCGGGCGCTCTCCGGCCAGCTGGGGCGGGGGGGCCCGCTGCACCTCAGCCTGACCGACTTCCTGGTCCAGGCGGTGGCGCGGACGCTGCCGGGCTTCCCGGCGCTCAACGCCACCTTCGAGGAAGAGGAAGGGGAGGGCGAGGGCGCACTCCTCCTCCACGAGGAGGTGGCGCTCGGGCTGGCCACGGTGCTGGAGGGGGGCGGGCTCCTGGTGCCGGTCCTCCACCACGCCGAACGCCTCGCGCTGGGCGAGATCGCCCTGGAGAGGGCGCGCCTGGTGGAGGCGGCCCGGTCGGGGCGGCTCCCCCCGGAGGCCCTCTCCGGCGGCACTTTCACCCTCTCCAACCTGGGTCCCTTCGGCGTCGACGATTTCCGCGCCATCTGCAGCCCCGGGGAGACGGCCATCCTGGCGGTGGGCGCGGTCCGGGAGCGGCCGGTGGCGCGCGGTGGCCAGGTGGCGGTCCGGCTGGTGGCGACGCTGACGCTGACCGTCGACCACCGCGCGGCGGACGGGGCGGAGGCGGCGCGCTTCCTGGCGGCGCTGGTGGAGCGGCTGGAGTCGCGGGAGGGCTGGCTGCTCTTCTGAGCCCGCGGCCGCGCGCGGGCGGGGAAGGAGGGAAGGACGAGTGGCGGGCGACTTCGATCCGGCCTGGGTGACGGAGCTCTACCGGTGCATGCTGCGCATCCGCGCCTTCGAGGAGAAGGCGGCGGAGCTCTACCAGAAGGGGGAGCTGCCCGGCTTCCTCCACTCCTCGGTGGGCCAGGAAGCCGTACCGGTGGGCGTCACCGCCTGGCTGGAGCGGGACGACCTGATCACGTCGACACACCGGGGCCACGGCCACATCCTGGCCAAGGGCGCCGACCCGGCCCGCATGTTCCTGGAGCTCTATGGCAGCGAGGAGGGCTACAACCGCGGCAAGGGCGGCTCCATGCACATCATGGACTTCTCCATCGGCGTACTGGGCGCCAATGGAATCGTGGGCGGCGGCGTCCCCATCGCCGTGGGCGCCGCCCTCTCGCTCCAGAACCGCGGCTCGGACCGGGTGGTGGCCTGCTTCTTCGGCGACGGCGCGGTCACCACCGGCGCTTTCCACGAGGGCGTCAACATGGCGGCCATCTGGGACCTGCCCGTGCTCTTCGTCTGCGAGAACAACCAGTACGCCGAGTCGACGCCGCACCGGACGGTGGACCGGGCGCGCGACCTGACCGTCCGCGCCCAGGGCTACGGCATCCCCGGCGAGGTGGTGGACGGCAACGACCTCTTCGCCGTCCTCGAGGCGGCGCGCCGGGCGGTGGAGCGGGCGCGGCGGGGCGGGGGTCCGACGCTGCTGGAGTGCCGCACCTACCGCTGGTACGGCCACTACATCGGCGATCCGGCGGTCTACCGGAGCGAGGAGGAAGTGGCCTCCTGGAAGGCGCGCGACCCGCTCGGGCGAGTGGCCGGCTGGCTCGCGGAGCGGGGCGCGCTGGACGAGGAGGGCGAGGCCCGGCTGCGCGCCGAGGTCCAGGCCGAGATCGAGGCGGCGGCCGCGGCCGGCGCCCGCGGCCGCCGGCCGGCGCCGGAGAGCGCGCTGGAGGACGTCTACGCCGGATGACCAAGCCGCTCGCGGAGGCGGCGGAGGAAGGGGGCGCGGGCAGGGTGCGCGAGCTGACCATGCGCGAGGCGCTGCGCGAGGCGCTGGCGGAGGAGATGGAGCGGGACCCGTCGGTCTTCCTTTTGGGCGAGGACATCGAGGACCCCATGGGCGGCTCCTACAAGGTGACGCTGGGCCTCTCCACCCGGTTCGGGAGGCTGCGGGTGCGGAACGCGCCCATTTCCGAGGCGGCCATCGTCGGCGCGGGGGTGGGGGCGGCGGTCACCGGCTCGCGGCCGGTGGTGGAGGTCATGTACATGGATTTCCTGGAGATCGCCATGGACCAGCTGGTCAGCCAGGCGGCCAAGATCCGCTACATGTCCGGCGGCCAGGTGGCGGTCCCCCTCACCGTCCGCTGCCAAGGCGGCCCCGGCCGCGCGGCGGGCCCCCAGCACTCCCAGCTGCTGGAGGCCTGGTTCGCCCACGTCCCGGGGCTGAAGGTGGTGGTCCCCTCCACGCCGCGCGACGGGAAGGCGCTCCTCAAGGCGGCTATCCGGGATCCCGACCCGGTGCTCTTCTTCGAGCCCAACATCCTCTACAACAGCCGCGGGCCGGTGCCCGATCCGGAGGCCGACGAGGTGGCGCCGCTGGGGAAGGCGGACGTGAAACGGCCCGGCCGCGACGTCACGGTGGTCACCTACGGGGCCATGGTGGCCATGGCGCTGGAGGCGGCCGAGCGCCTCGCCCGCGAGGACGGGGTGGCGGCCGAGGTGATCGACTTGCGCACCGTCAGCCCGTGGGACCGGGAGACGGTGCTGGCTTCCTTCCGGAAGACGCGGGCGCTGGTGGTGGCGCACCAGGCGGTCCGCCAGGGGGGGATGGGTGCGGAGATCGCGGCGACGGTCTACGAAGAGGCGCTGGACGAGGTGGACGTGGAGATCGCCCGCGTCGGGGCGCGCTTCGCGCCCACGCCCTTCGCGCCCGAGCTGGAGCGCTACGTCGTTCCCGGCGCGGAGGAGATCGTGGCGGCGGCGCGGGAGACGCTGGAGCGGGCGGGACGCCTGGGGGCGGCCGTCGGCCGCTGAGACGGAGCGAAGCCGGGCCGGAGCGGTGCCGGGCGGGTGGCTCCTGCGCCGCCGGATTTGCGGAGAACGAAGGCGCGTTGCACGGATCCGTGGAAGAGACGCCCGGAGCCAAGGAGCCGGGTGGCGGAGGAGGCGAGTGGGATGCGGGGTCGCTTCGGACGAAAGGGGGCCCTCCTGGGGGCCGCGGCCTTGATCTTGACGGCGGCCGCCTGCGGGGGCGGGGGAGGGGCCGGGAGCGCCCCCGCGGCCTCCAACGGTGACGGCAGCCCGGCGAAGACGCCCATCCGGATCGGTGTCTCGGTGGCGCTTACAGGCGATTTTTCCGGCGACGGCAAGGCGATTCTGGACGGGTACCAGCTTTGGGCCCGGGACGTCAACGCGCGCGGAGGACTGCTGGGCCGCCCGGTGCAGCTGGTGATCAAGGATGACGCCAGCCAGACACAGCAGGAGTTGACCAACTACCAGACGCTGATCGGCACAGAGCACGTGGACTTGGTCTTCGGCCCCTTCTCTTCGCTACTCACCATTCCGGCCGAATCCGTCGCCAAGCGCTACGGTTACCTCCTGCTCGGACCGGCGGGCGGCGGACCCAAGGTCTTCGAACAGAAGTATGTCGGATACGCTTTTGTCCAGCCCGCCGCCGTAGTGGACAGCCTGGTCAGCTTCGCCGACCTGCTCAAGTCGCTGCCTCCCGCGGAGCGGCCGAAGACCGTGGCCTACGCCACATCCAACGATCCCTTCACGGAGCCGCAACTGGTCCGCCTGAAGCCGCTACTCACGGCCATGGGAGTGCAACAGGTCTACTGGACGGTCTTCCCCGACGAGACGCCGGATTTGCAGGCCGAGGCGCTGGCCGTGGTCAAGTCGAAGGCTGACGTCGTGGTGCTGGGTACGACGTCGGTACCCCAGGTTCAGGCCTTCATCCAGGCGTTCATCCAGCAGAAGTACAACCCCAAGGTCATCCTGGCGACGGGCGGGCCCGACCAGGGCGCCAACTTTGCGAACGCGGTGGGCGTGCAGAACACGGAGGGCATCATGACGGCCTTGGGATGGACGCCCACCGCCGACACCTATCAGAACCAGGAGTTCGTCCAGGAGTACGTCGCCAAGTATGGCGGGAAGCCCAGCGACATCCCCGCGGACGCGGCCCAGGCCTATTCGGTAGGCCAGGTCCTGGAGCAGTTGGTAGGAATCGCCCATTCCCTCAAAAACGCCGACCTGATCAAGGCCTTGCACAGCGGACACGTTATCCAGACGCTGCAGGGGCCGATGACCTGGGATGACGTTGGCGTGCCGCACGGCACGGGCAACAACCTGATCCAGTGGCAGGGTGGGGCGACGAAAATCGTCTGGCCGAAGGCCGACGCCCAGGCCAGCTTCGAATACCCCAAACCCGCTTGGCCGTAAGCGATCGGGCGGGCCGCGCCGCGGCCCGCCCCTGCGTGGCTGCGGCCGCGAGAGTACGGACAGGAAGGAGATCAAGAGTGAGCCTCGTCCTGGGTTCGGCCACGCTCGGCCTCTTCTCGGGGGGCATTTACGCCCTCATGGCGGTCGGGCTGACGCTCAGCTTCGGCGTGCTGGAGGTGGTGAACGTCGCCCAGGGAATGCTGGTCGTGACCGCGGCCTACCTTTCCTTCGCCCTGCAGCGGTACTGGCACGTCGACCCACTGGTCGGGCTCCTGGTGACCACACCGGCCATGTTTCTGCTCGGCTACGGCATCGAATGGGCGTTCCTCCGTCCCCTCAAGCAGGACCGAGTCGCGCTCTCCATCTTAGTTACCTTCGCCGTCGCCCTCGTGCTGGAGGGTATTGCCGGACTCCTCTTCACGGATAACTTCCAGGCGATCCGAGCGTGGTACGTCACCGCCTCCTTTCCACTTTTCGGTACTTACGTGTCGGATATCTATGCCCTCGGTTTCGCATTGGCCGTCGTCCTGCTCGCCGGCGTCTACCTGCTGCTCTACCGGACCAAGTTCGGCGGCGCCCTGCGCGCGACCGTGCAAAACCGTGAAGCCGCTGTGCTGATCGGGATCGACGTAGACCGCGTTTCCACACTTACCTTCGCCTTGGCGACAGCCCTGACGGCGGCGGGCGGGATGCTCTTCGGGGCTACGGAGGCATTCAATGCGAACTCTTCGCTGGATCTGATCTCACGACTGCTGATGATCGTCATCATCGGAGGCATGGGCAGCATGGCCGGGGCTCTGGTCGCCTCTCTTCTCATGCTAATCTCGGAGGACGTGGTGGCCGTGCTGTGGACGCCTCAGTGGTCCACTTTCGTCTTTTTCGTCATCACCGTTCTGGTGATGCTGCTGCGGCCTCAAGGCCTCTTCGGACTGCCCCCGGGGAGGAAGGTGTGAACGGGGTGAAAGGACGGCTTCGGTTTTCTCCCCTGATATGGGTCGCGGCGCTCCTGCTCGCTCTCATGCTGCCGGCCGTCGCGCGCGACGCGCAGTTCGAGACGATCGCCTTCTACACCTACCTGTACGTCACCATGGCCACGGCCTGGAACATCATCGGCGGTTACGCCGGTTACATCTCCCTGGGTCACGCGGCCTTCTTCGGCCTGGGCGCCTACACCATCGCCCTGCTTGCGGCGAGTCTGCACCTCGCGGGCGGCTACGGGCTGATCGCCGCCACCCTGGCGGGCGGTCTCGTGGCGGGACTGGCGGCCGTACCCATGGGCGTTGTGGCGCTCCGCCTTCGCAGCATGCACAGTTTCGTCATCGTCACCATCGCCTATCTGTTCATGTTCCAGCTCTTGGCTTACAACCTTATCCGGACGACCGGAGGTTCCCAGGGTATCGGGATACCACAACCGTCATGGGATCCCACGTTCTTCAACATTCCCTTCTATTTCGCGGCCCTGTTGCTTGGGACGTTGACTATTCTGCTCTCGGCATGGGTGCGAAACTCTCGCTTCGGGCTCGGACTCCTGGCCATCCGGGACGACGAGGACAAGGCGGCCGGGGTGGGCGTGGAGACCTGGACGTACAAGTTCACCGCCTACGTGCTCTCCGCCGTACCGGTGGGAGTGGCAGGTGCGCTCTACGCCTGCTACGCGAGTTTCATCTACCCGCAGACGGTCTTCGACCCGCTCATCGACCTCTCCATCGTGCTGTCGGCCTTCTTCGGCGGAATGGGCACGCTGGCGGGTCCCGTCCTGGGTGCCGTGGTACTCCAACCGGCACAGCAGCTGCTGACCTATTACACGGGAGCGGCGGGGTGGGACCTGGTTCTCTTCGGCGCGCTCTTCCTGGCGGTCATCCTGATCCTTCCCGCCGGGGTGGTGCCCACGCTTCGCCAGCGGCTGGAGGGATCGCGCCTGGAAGGGGCGACCGGAGAGGTGGACCAGGAGAGATTGCCGGTCTCGCGCGTGGCGGGTGGTGGTGAGGCATGAGCTTTCTGGCGGTGGAAGCGGTTCGAAAGAGGTTCGGCGGTGTGGAGGCGCTTGCCGGGTGCAGCCTGGACATCGAAGAAGGCTCGGTCACCGGCATCATCGGGCCCAACGGTTCGGGCAAGACGACGCTCTTCAACGTCATCAGCGGCTTCGTGCCACCCGATTCGGGCGTAGTCCGGCTGCGGGACAGGGCGATCCACGGCCTGCCGCCGGAGCAGATCTAC is part of the Bacillota bacterium genome and encodes:
- a CDS encoding zinc-binding dehydrogenase, translated to AVVGAGPMGILVAQSARVMGAAQVLVTGSGDRLERSRLFADQVVDHRRLDPVAEVRRLSDGGVDVAIDCAGTADSIRQAVEMTRKGGRVVFTGVPHEAAALPMQKIVLEELDLRGVRANRNTMERVLPLMAARRIDVAGLITHRFPLEEFARAYETFRDRVDGALKVLVHP
- a CDS encoding amino acid ABC transporter substrate-binding protein translates to MRGRFGRKGALLGAAALILTAAACGGGGGAGSAPAASNGDGSPAKTPIRIGVSVALTGDFSGDGKAILDGYQLWARDVNARGGLLGRPVQLVIKDDASQTQQELTNYQTLIGTEHVDLVFGPFSSLLTIPAESVAKRYGYLLLGPAGGGPKVFEQKYVGYAFVQPAAVVDSLVSFADLLKSLPPAERPKTVAYATSNDPFTEPQLVRLKPLLTAMGVQQVYWTVFPDETPDLQAEALAVVKSKADVVVLGTTSVPQVQAFIQAFIQQKYNPKVILATGGPDQGANFANAVGVQNTEGIMTALGWTPTADTYQNQEFVQEYVAKYGGKPSDIPADAAQAYSVGQVLEQLVGIAHSLKNADLIKALHSGHVIQTLQGPMTWDDVGVPHGTGNNLIQWQGGATKIVWPKADAQASFEYPKPAWP
- a CDS encoding branched-chain amino acid ABC transporter permease, which gives rise to MAVGLTLSFGVLEVVNVAQGMLVVTAAYLSFALQRYWHVDPLVGLLVTTPAMFLLGYGIEWAFLRPLKQDRVALSILVTFAVALVLEGIAGLLFTDNFQAIRAWYVTASFPLFGTYVSDIYALGFALAVVLLAGVYLLLYRTKFGGALRATVQNREAAVLIGIDVDRVSTLTFALATALTAAGGMLFGATEAFNANSSLDLISRLLMIVIIGGMGSMAGALVASLLMLISEDVVAVLWTPQWSTFVFFVITVLVMLLRPQGLFGLPPGRKV
- a CDS encoding alpha-ketoacid dehydrogenase subunit beta, translated to MREALREALAEEMERDPSVFLLGEDIEDPMGGSYKVTLGLSTRFGRLRVRNAPISEAAIVGAGVGAAVTGSRPVVEVMYMDFLEIAMDQLVSQAAKIRYMSGGQVAVPLTVRCQGGPGRAAGPQHSQLLEAWFAHVPGLKVVVPSTPRDGKALLKAAIRDPDPVLFFEPNILYNSRGPVPDPEADEVAPLGKADVKRPGRDVTVVTYGAMVAMALEAAERLAREDGVAAEVIDLRTVSPWDRETVLASFRKTRALVVAHQAVRQGGMGAEIAATVYEEALDEVDVEIARVGARFAPTPFAPELERYVVPGAEEIVAAARETLERAGRLGAAVGR
- a CDS encoding 2-oxo acid dehydrogenase subunit E2, whose product is MAVVPLTMPRMGLTMEEGRLLRWLKAPGEPVRRGEPVAEIETDKAVMEVEAPLDGFLRAVLVGPEETVRVGTNLALFSESAAEELAPAVPPAPAPAPAPSDDGPALPRPAPAAGGGAEVRGPVRASPAVRREARRRGIELAGIRGSGPRGRVVLRDLEGVGQEAGGGAAETPRARQGAAEAPGAGAPRPEPARRQELSRMRRAVARSMLRSWRSAPQFSVRRSFDAGAVEELRRALSGQLGRGGPLHLSLTDFLVQAVARTLPGFPALNATFEEEEGEGEGALLLHEEVALGLATVLEGGGLLVPVLHHAERLALGEIALERARLVEAARSGRLPPEALSGGTFTLSNLGPFGVDDFRAICSPGETAILAVGAVRERPVARGGQVAVRLVATLTLTVDHRAADGAEAARFLAALVERLESREGWLLF
- a CDS encoding thiamine pyrophosphate-dependent dehydrogenase E1 component subunit alpha; this translates as MAGDFDPAWVTELYRCMLRIRAFEEKAAELYQKGELPGFLHSSVGQEAVPVGVTAWLERDDLITSTHRGHGHILAKGADPARMFLELYGSEEGYNRGKGGSMHIMDFSIGVLGANGIVGGGVPIAVGAALSLQNRGSDRVVACFFGDGAVTTGAFHEGVNMAAIWDLPVLFVCENNQYAESTPHRTVDRARDLTVRAQGYGIPGEVVDGNDLFAVLEAARRAVERARRGGGPTLLECRTYRWYGHYIGDPAVYRSEEEVASWKARDPLGRVAGWLAERGALDEEGEARLRAEVQAEIEAAAAAGARGRRPAPESALEDVYAG
- a CDS encoding alcohol dehydrogenase catalytic domain-containing protein; this translates as MLAVWIPEPGRFELRDDLPVPQPGEGWVLVRVTASMVCATDRKVLEGRFAGVRYPHIPGHEWAGVVEAVGPGVASFRPGDRVGAEVHVGCGQCPPCREGLYNLCEHYGDPAWGHVHVGFTIPGGLAEYAAVPERSLHRLPEGVDDEAGAFTDNVGVALWAVERAALRPGERVAVIGPGAIGLIALQVARLTAGRVVLVGTRPERLRMGLAMGADAVVDVRQEADPEAAVRRELGGRGADAAVEFAGTSEAARLAVAVVRRGGRVVLAGATGGDARLEVELPRIVRGHLDVLGSVANPRGVSARGLELLAAGRVRVAPLVTHRFPLRRFAEAWETFVRRRDGAIRVLLQPGAA
- a CDS encoding branched-chain amino acid ABC transporter permease, which gives rise to MKGRLRFSPLIWVAALLLALMLPAVARDAQFETIAFYTYLYVTMATAWNIIGGYAGYISLGHAAFFGLGAYTIALLAASLHLAGGYGLIAATLAGGLVAGLAAVPMGVVALRLRSMHSFVIVTIAYLFMFQLLAYNLIRTTGGSQGIGIPQPSWDPTFFNIPFYFAALLLGTLTILLSAWVRNSRFGLGLLAIRDDEDKAAGVGVETWTYKFTAYVLSAVPVGVAGALYACYASFIYPQTVFDPLIDLSIVLSAFFGGMGTLAGPVLGAVVLQPAQQLLTYYTGAAGWDLVLFGALFLAVILILPAGVVPTLRQRLEGSRLEGATGEVDQERLPVSRVAGGGEA